The proteins below come from a single Necator americanus strain Aroian chromosome V, whole genome shotgun sequence genomic window:
- a CDS encoding hypothetical protein (NECATOR_CHRV.G21012.T1) — protein sequence METTAPTDDPVSMLEDSNLSMESVESESIQCPASIPTSSAPDGESTTVENHESRDGESNTVENHESRDGESTVVENTGSAQSSEVLPHVPSTPRSLARVITADVTHRQVEVKDLIEYEWPLKSGDKYFLQEQVGDLLDIKSFSRKFPEMSRRKVEKVERDWLCATYNIHQIMNETQLRDLCAMRSVEIHDLMASEYPAIYQEFQKVTAERLKALMVEQAKEMEAIKNDVKKLAELREKAIKSAVEFNKELQQTKKLERQHYWDVQTSIIQSSANKWKKLPAKYTKPDPYPVALIHGQYQNYYRKFTPVELRRLPLGSVLDGEHLFPVHRDPSPPPINVSEKDMQKFEKLLASQQNTISAPSPGQIKFEMSTPRVEPSRKSSGASSVRSSTQRTAVRTVATGQIKCSSCGEAQKVGETFIRCVSCPMQAHASCLEMSDEMAACVATYPWQCIECKRCSVCSLGDQEESIIFCDKCDRGFHTHCIGLSEAPQGTWVCQHYCNHPDNLTVTPRRPAPRKTSVVAI from the exons aTGGAGACTACAGCACCAACCGATGATCCAGTCAGTATGTTAGAGGACAGTAATCTTTCTATGGAATCAGTTGAATCGGAATCAATCCAGTGTCCTGCTTCGATTCCAACTTCTTCTGCTCCAGATGGTGAATCAACTACCGTTGAAAATCATGAATCACGGGATGGTGAATCAAATACCGTCGAAAATCATGAATCTCGGGATGGTGAATCAACTGTAGTGGAAAACACTGGAA GTGCACAATCATCTGAAGTGTTGCCCCATGTTCCTTCAACTCCACGATCTCTAGCTAGGGTTATTACCGCTGACGTCACTCATAGACAG GTGGAAGTAAAGGACTTGATAGAGTATGAATGGCCACTGAAATCAGGCGATAAATATTTCTTGCAG GAGCAAGTTGGTGACCTGTTGGATATAAAGTCCTTTTCACGGAAATTCCCCGAAATGAGCCGAAGGAAAGTTGAAAAAGTCGAACGGGACTGGTTGTGTGCTACTTACAACATTCatcaaataatgaatgaaacaC aattgcgGGATCTGTGTGCAATGCGTTCCGTGGAAATTCATGATTTGATGGCTAGTGAATACCCTGCAATTTATCAA GAGTTCCAAAAAGTCACTGCCGAACGTCTTAAGGCGTTAATGGTCGAACAGGCTAAAGAGATGGAGGCG ataaaaaatgatgtgaaaaagTTGGCAGAGTTGAGggagaaagctataaaaagtGCTGTGGAATTCAACAAAGAATTGCAACAAACCAAGAAACTCGAACGTCAACACTACTGGGACGTCCAGACATCG ATTATTCAATCAAGTGctaataaatggaaaaagctACCTGCCAAATATACTAAACCTGATCCATATCCCGTGGCTCTTATCCACGGACAGTATCAGAACTACTATAGGAa ATTCACACCTGTTGAACTACGCCGTCTCCCGTTGGGTAGTGTATTGGACGGCGAACACCTTTTTCCTGTTCATCGTGATCCATCGCCCCCTCCAATTAATGTATCTGAGAAAGACATGCAAA AGTTCGAAAAATTGCTAGCTAGTCAGCAAAATACTATTTCTGCTCCTTCACCAGGCcaaatcaaatttgaaatgaGCACTCCGCGTGTGGAGCCATCGAGGAAATCG AGTGGAGCTTCATCGGTTCGAAGTAGTACTCAACGTACGGCAGTGAGAACAGTTGCCACAGGGCAGATCAAATGCAGTTCTTGTGGTGAAGCGCAGAAGGTCGGAGAAACGTTTATAAG ATGCGTTTCTTGTCCAATGCAAGCTCACGCCTCATGCCTGGAAATGAGCGATGAGATGGCAGCGTGCGTTGCTACATACCCATGGCAATGCATAGAGTGTAAACGTTGTTCTGTTTGCTCGCTTGGTGATCAAGAG GAATCAATAATTTTCTGTGACAAATG
- a CDS encoding hypothetical protein (NECATOR_CHRV.G21012.T2), with protein METTAPTDDPVSMLEDSNLSMESVESESIQCPASIPTSSAPDGESTTVENHESRDGESNTVENHESRDGESTVVENTGSAQSSEVLPHVPSTPRSLARVITADVTHRQVEVKDLIEYEWPLKSGDKYFLQEQVGDLLDIKSFSRKFPEMSRRKVEKVERDWLCATYNIHQIMNETQLRDLCAMRSVEIHDLMASEYPAIYQEFQKVTAERLKALMVEQAKEMEAIKNDVKKLAELREKAIKSAVEFNKELQQTKKLERQHYWDVQTSIIQSSANKWKKLPAKYTKPDPYPVALIHGQYQNYYRKFTPVELRRLPLGSVLDGEHLFPVHRDPSPPPINVSEKDMQKFEKLLASQQNTISAPSPGQIKFEMSTPRVEPSRKSARASAKRVVAYTEDDDDEL; from the exons aTGGAGACTACAGCACCAACCGATGATCCAGTCAGTATGTTAGAGGACAGTAATCTTTCTATGGAATCAGTTGAATCGGAATCAATCCAGTGTCCTGCTTCGATTCCAACTTCTTCTGCTCCAGATGGTGAATCAACTACCGTTGAAAATCATGAATCACGGGATGGTGAATCAAATACCGTCGAAAATCATGAATCTCGGGATGGTGAATCAACTGTAGTGGAAAACACTGGAA GTGCACAATCATCTGAAGTGTTGCCCCATGTTCCTTCAACTCCACGATCTCTAGCTAGGGTTATTACCGCTGACGTCACTCATAGACAG GTGGAAGTAAAGGACTTGATAGAGTATGAATGGCCACTGAAATCAGGCGATAAATATTTCTTGCAG GAGCAAGTTGGTGACCTGTTGGATATAAAGTCCTTTTCACGGAAATTCCCCGAAATGAGCCGAAGGAAAGTTGAAAAAGTCGAACGGGACTGGTTGTGTGCTACTTACAACATTCatcaaataatgaatgaaacaC aattgcgGGATCTGTGTGCAATGCGTTCCGTGGAAATTCATGATTTGATGGCTAGTGAATACCCTGCAATTTATCAA GAGTTCCAAAAAGTCACTGCCGAACGTCTTAAGGCGTTAATGGTCGAACAGGCTAAAGAGATGGAGGCG ataaaaaatgatgtgaaaaagTTGGCAGAGTTGAGggagaaagctataaaaagtGCTGTGGAATTCAACAAAGAATTGCAACAAACCAAGAAACTCGAACGTCAACACTACTGGGACGTCCAGACATCG ATTATTCAATCAAGTGctaataaatggaaaaagctACCTGCCAAATATACTAAACCTGATCCATATCCCGTGGCTCTTATCCACGGACAGTATCAGAACTACTATAGGAa ATTCACACCTGTTGAACTACGCCGTCTCCCGTTGGGTAGTGTATTGGACGGCGAACACCTTTTTCCTGTTCATCGTGATCCATCGCCCCCTCCAATTAATGTATCTGAGAAAGACATGCAAA AGTTCGAAAAATTGCTAGCTAGTCAGCAAAATACTATTTCTGCTCCTTCACCAGGCcaaatcaaatttgaaatgaGCACTCCGCGTGTGGAGCCATCGAGGAAATCG GCTCGAGCCAGCGCAAAACGTGTCGTGGCGTACACAGAAGACGATGATGATGAACTCTAA
- a CDS encoding hypothetical protein (NECATOR_CHRV.G21013.T3) produces the protein MFKAIMLALLHFLVGAEYILCIYRADSIRPIGLDRRGFPSYSLVDMSDMDISYGGPDGYTDSELDEELYRLFLEENYELDTSYQVGQCVSGCFSSVQYTIGKLILVTLLQRFIGFTYLPSAVKHLSSLLLGILVLNDWIPTKELFLVVLAGAICSVLLIMRNLPWKGFTITSACIVSTLLLQFYFSPSEFVAVRGILMILAMKISSLAFDKGPSARLADLGTFLAYLFNPATLIFGPFHTFSDFEKTLCRRSLKEELSFCVSGIALIFIALCLLIYSSCVTLIVPSESVFADYFTAQSFRTSHYFVSFLSQGLLSLSGMHLSTCSPTSVEFPRSLVDVVVAWNIPMHRYLHSYIYQNLIVFGPATCVFAAFAVSSLLHGFNFQISAVLLSLGFVCFFENKIRNRLSNRFSMCVRARPCKNCQHKRGWNSWQTMLVNVLFFVHAVYQLIYLGAPFDDQGASEGCMTETVESLVEIETALSRLSKELDQFEGTWAGNISKLLASAELYDRELLSDDASPEMSVTAQMLLEELGTKGEETLTQMLAHHKSLHHSVSQIGKDIDKSTHKEIGGLIRNEKDIERDPKSQRLVDGMVCDYLMTCGHTSIAEILVKEAGLGGRIDGYLANRKVIDWIMEALKSQDIGPAIAWLKQNPHIDAKLQYDLLKQHMVALIQEGRRIEAMQFGRQLSPFGYEQETAQIMGAIVMGRDRNDPRYEALFSPLAWPALESRMSVALAQSDTRFGNVILTGMRAVPILVNLKQVMVNRQDHLFSGEELPVEVKIDEYVHSTFTCPILRQQSTDSNPPMRLTCGHVISREAVSKLCSNHRNNRLKCPYCPEESHQNDAKQGFLCMSVSSVSFNTDVNVRYERLSTEYAKLRSHVKVLSEGVFSERRKNEAFNERILELERQLHKVNTENESLTFRNDQLVKRVESLQDELETLSHSRGGSLKKGKFPKKSKDTKELLSELGTLGERVLVLEEELQNKIQQNAELTRKMSELEEKHAEELSLLSTDFTRKLEEAESHKFDPDRRREHKPERPVKSVKPLEQCIEFSNILAESPSPPPPPINEAYLQVAESTRNLLQGLSTLFELLYQRTQVYPFDATLETLPNHVKKLSSELVQCSQLFSSPIEIVQRCIQKAEFQWSTDVAELHSALKVIVRHCKVMMPELLKRLAAEENKVTWCDSQLEKLNNTWCADLCHLLAALDSVSSVLANTSSTDGNEGEKLCAALEEGVGVVKELETTFAARWTIESRFPTATKRICCIGTATSHCLSRLVNEAGKLSARVHAINGLFLENGKDNVASPGDVLGKHGYNPFDECEEAVEESSVEEVSNCTIGVDTSDLVQASAVVSENVNNSPASSTSSKNENTSIQLMVDCLKSRVCALESERESHLVDLSLLRRKLENLGMKEAGDDRQSELEMLKQVNRERLREVTDNLQIAQCATNYYKGECEILLRKYFLCVEEKRVLEETVRDMRRELSSLTDELASVRRGYDSQLSQMTEHVAELNGKLACIEKERSEQKTPVTPQRSGLKSLFLK, from the exons ATGTTCAAAGCAATAATGCTCGCCTTGCTTCACTTCCTTGTTGGAGCAGAGTACATATTATGTATTTACAGAGCTGATTCCATTAGA CCGATCGGGCTCGATCGCCGAGGATTTCCTTCTTATTCCCTGG TTGATATGTCTGACATGGACATATCATATGGAGGACCTGATGGTTATACGGATTCTGAGTTGGACGAAGAGCTATATCGACTGTTTCTGGAGGAAAATTACGAGTTGGACACATCATACCAG GTTGGCCAATGTGTTTCTGGGTGTTTTTCATCAGTTCAATACACTATCGGGAAGCTTATCCTTGTCACTCTTTTACAAAGATTTATTGGTTTCACAT ACCTCCCATCTGCTGTAAAGCATCTGTCCTCTTTATTGTTGGGGATTCTAGTGCTAAATGATTGGATTCCAACGAAAGAGTTGTTTCTCGTGGTTCTTGCTGGTGCTATTTGTTCTGTATTGCTAATAATGAGAAATTTACCATGGAAAGGTTTCACCATTACGAGCGCATGTATTGTCTCTACACTTTTATT GCAATTCTACTTCTCCCCTTCGGAGTTCGTTGCCGTCCGAGGGATTCTCATGATACTCGCTATGAAAATCTCATCACTAGCCTTCGATAAAGGTCCCAGTGCTCGTCTTGCAGACCTGGGCACATTTCTTGCGTATCTTTTCAACCCTGCCACTCTGATTTTTGGACCATTTCATACGTTTTCCGATTTTGAGAAAACCCTTTGCAGAAGATCACTCAAG gAGGAACTATCATTTTGTGTCAGTGGCATAGCTTTAATATTTATCGCATTATGCCTGTTGATCTACTCTTCATGCGTGACGCTGATTGTTCCAAGTGAAAGTGTTTTTGCTGACTACTTTACAGCGCAATCTTTCAGGACAAGccattattttgtttcttttctttcccaaG GTCTCCTTTCGTTATCCGGAATGCATCTGTCCACATGTTCACCAACGTCGGTGGAATTCCCGCGTTCTcttgttgatgttgttgtgGCATGGAACATACCTATGCATCGGTATCTACATTCGT ATATATATCAAAATTTAATAGTATTTGGTCCTGCAACGTGCGTATTTGCTGCTTTCGCAGTGAGCTCTCTTTTACAT GGATTCAACTTTCAAATCTCTGCTGTTTTATTGTCGTTGGGTTTCGTTTGCTTTTTTGAGAACA AGATACGTAATCGATTGTCTAACCGTTTTTCTATGTGTGTACGTGCTCGTCCATGCAAGAATTGTCAGCATAAAAGAGGATGG aattccTGGCAGACTATGCTCGTAAACGTACTGTTCTTTGTTCATGCAGTTTACCAGCTGATATATCTTGGTGCTCCATTCGACGACCAAGGGGCTAGTGAAGG GTGCATGACTGAAACCGTTGAGTCGTTGGTAGAGATCGAAACCGCGTTAAGCCGTCTGTCTAAGGAGTTGGACCAATTCGAGGGAACATGGGCAGGAAACATATCGAAACTGCTGGCTAGCGCTGAGTTGTACGATAGAGAGTTGTTATCCGATGACGCTTCTCCTGAGATGTCTGTGACTGCGCAGATGTTGTTGGAAGAGTTGGGTACAAAAGGTGAAGAGACGCTCACTCAAATGCTCGCCCACCACAAATCGTTGCATCACAGTGTGTCGCAAATTGGCAAGGACATCGACAAATCGACTCACAAAGAAATAGGCGGTTTAATTCGCAATGAGAAGGACATAGAACGAGATCCAAAATCCCAGCGACTAGTTGATGGAATGGTTTGCGACTATTTGATGACATGCGGCCATACAAGCATTGCGGAAATACTTGTAAAAGAAGCAGGTTTGGGAGGACGCATTGATGGTTATCTCGCTAACCGCAAAGTTATTGATTGGATCATGGAGGCATTGAAAAGTCAGGATATTGGACCGGCGATTGCATGGCTGAAGCAAAACCCACATATAGACGCAAAGTTACAGTATGACCTTTTAAAACAACACATGGTCGCATTGATTCAGGAAGGTCGAAGAATCGAAGCAATGCAGTTTGGGCGTCAACTGTCACCATTCGGATACGAGCAAGAGACCGCTCAAATAATGGGTGCCATTGTGATGGGAAGGGATCGTAACGATCCACGCTATGAGGCACTATTTAGTCCATTGGCATGGCCTGCTCTGGAATCAAGAATGTCTGTCGCGCTCGCTCAAAGCGACACACGTTTCGGAAATGTGATACTGACTGGAATGCGTGCGGTGCCTATTCTGGTGAATCTCAAGCAAGTGATGGTTAATCGTCAGGATCACCTGTTCAGCGGGGAGGAGTTGCCCGTTGAGGTTAAAATTGATGAATACGTGCATTCCACTTTTACATGTCCTATTCTTCGTCAACAAAGTACCGACAGTAATCCGCCTATGCGACTTACTTGTGGTCATGTTATATCTAGGGAAGCTGTTAGCAAATTGTGCAGTAACCACAGAAATAACCGTCTTAAATGTCCATATTGCCCGGAAGAATCTCACCAGAACGATGCGAAACAG GGATTTTTGTGCATGTCTGTGTCATCAGTGTCGTTTAACACAGACGTGAATGTGAGATACGAAAGATTGTCAACAGAATATGCCAAA CTTCGCTCACATGTAAAAGTTCTCAGTGAAGGCGTTTTCTCTGAGAGAAGGAAGAATGAAGCATTtaat GAGAGAATTCTCGAATTGGAGAGGCAGCTCCATAAGGTGAATACTGAGAACGAAagcctgacgtttcgaaaTGACCAACTAGTGAAACGAGTGGAAAGCCTACAAGATGAATTAGAAACATTATCTCATTCTAGAGGAGGATCATTGAAG AAAGGAAAATTCCCGAAGAAATCGAAGGACACTAAAGAACTTCTCAGTGAGTTAGGAACGTTGGGTGAACGAGTTCTTGTTCTAGAGGAAGAATTACAGAATAAGATACAACAAAACGCGGAATTAACTAGGAAA ATGAGCGAACTCGAAGAGAAACATGCGGAGGAACTCTCTTTACTTTCCACCGATTTCACTCGAAAACTGGAAGAGGCTGAGTCTCATAAGTTTGATCCTGACCGGCGGAGAGAACATAAGCCGGAGAGACCTGTTAAATCTGTCAAACCACTAGAGCAGTGTATTGAG TTCTCTAACATTCTCGCGGAGTCACCTTCACCACCTCCACCTCCGATCAACGAGGCATATTTGCAAGTTGCTGAGTCAACTCGGAATTTACTACAAG GTCTATCGACCTTGTTTGAACTTCTCTATCAGCGCACTCAAGTGTATCCTTTTGACGCTACCCTGGAGACTTTGCCAAACCACGTCAAGAAG CTTTCTTCCGAACTGGTACAATGCTCCCAGCTGTTTTCATCCCCTATAGAAATTGTACAACGATGTATCCAGAAAGCGGAATTTCAG tggTCCACGGATGTTGCTGAGCTTCATTCTGCTCTCAAAGTGATCGTACGACATTGTAAAGTCATGATGCCTGAACTACTAAAAAGACTTGCTGCGGAAGAGAAcaaa GTAACGTGGTGCGATTCTCAACTTGAAAAGCTGAACAACACTTGGTGTGCGGACTTATGTCACCTCTTGGCAGCGTTGGATTCGGTTTCTTCTGTCTTAGCCAACACGTCTTCAACTGATGGTAATGAAGGAGAGAAATTATGTGCAGCGCTAGAAGAAGGTGTTGGTGTTGTTAAAG AATTAGAGACAACGTTTGCTGCACGATGGACTATAGAATCGCGTTTTCCAACAGCGACAAAAAGGATTTGTTGTATTGGTACAGCAACATCCCACTGTCTATCGCGTTTGGTGAATGAAGCAGGAAAACTGTCTGCGAGGGTTCATGCAATCAATGGGCTG TTTCTGGAAAACGGTAAAGACAATGTAGCATCTCCGGGAGACGTCTTAGGAAAGCATGGCTATAATCCGTTTGACGAATGTGAGGAAGCCGTGGAAGAATCTTCTGTAGAAGAAGTGTCAAACTGCACGATTG GTGTCGACACATCTGATTTGGTGCAAGCATCTGCTGTAGTGTCAGAGAACGTTAACAACAGTCCAGCCTCCTCAACATCTTCTAAGAACGAAAACACCTCGATCCAGCTAATG GTTGACTGCCTCAAATCTCGAGTTTGTGCGTTAGAATCAGAACGAGAAAGTCATTTGGTTGACCTGTCACTGCTAcgaagaaaactagaaaatctAGGAATGAAAGAAGCTGG AGATGATAGGCAATCAGAGCTAGAAATGCTGAAGCAAGTGAACAGAGAACGCCTACGAGAAGTTACGGATAACTTGCAGATCGCGCAGTGTGCGACGAATTATTATAAAGGCGAA TGCGAAATACTTCTACGTAAGTATTTTTTGTGTGTGGAAGAGAAACGGGTCCTGGAGGAGACAGTACGTGATATGAGACGTGAATTATCGTCCTTAACG GATGAACTCGCTTCCGTAAGACGAGGATACGACAGCCAACTCTCGCAAATGACGGAACATGTTGCGGAATTGAATGGGAAACTTGCATGTATTGAAAAGGAGAGATCAGAACAGAAGACTCCTGTCACACCACAGAGAAGCGGG CTGAAATCGCTATTCCTAAAGTGA
- a CDS encoding hypothetical protein (NECATOR_CHRV.G21013.T2), whose product MFKAIMLALLHFLVGAEYILCIYRADSIRPIGLDRRGFPSYSLVDMSDMDISYGGPDGYTDSELDEELYRLFLEENYELDTSYQRLANVFLGVFHQFNTLSGSLSLSLFYKDLLVSHTSHLL is encoded by the exons ATGTTCAAAGCAATAATGCTCGCCTTGCTTCACTTCCTTGTTGGAGCAGAGTACATATTATGTATTTACAGAGCTGATTCCATTAGA CCGATCGGGCTCGATCGCCGAGGATTTCCTTCTTATTCCCTGG TTGATATGTCTGACATGGACATATCATATGGAGGACCTGATGGTTATACGGATTCTGAGTTGGACGAAGAGCTATATCGACTGTTTCTGGAGGAAAATTACGAGTTGGACACATCATACCAG agGTTGGCCAATGTGTTTCTGGGTGTTTTTCATCAGTTCAATACACTATCGGGAAGCTTATCCTTGTCACTCTTTTACAAAGATTTATTGGTTTCACAT ACCTCCCATCTGCTGTAA